CCGTACTGGCCGGCCGGGATCACCCCTTCGAAGTCGACGTACTCGAGCGGGTGGTCCTCGACGTGGAACGCGGCCCGTCGAATCGACGGGTCCAAAGTCGGCCCTTTCGGCACCGCCCAGCTGACGAGCACGCCCGCCACCTCGAGGCGGAAGTCGTAGTGCAGCCGACGGGCGCGGTGACGCTGGACGACGAACCGGAGCGCGGCCTCGCGCTTCCCGCGAGACCTCGCCGTCGCGCGGCGCTTTTGCCCGGCGGGCTCACTGGTCTTGGTGAAGTCGCGCTTCGCGCGATACGAGCCCAGCAGGCCGGCGGACTTGGTAGCTGACCCGGCGCGACCCACACCGACTCGCTACCCCGACGGCTCCGAGGCATTCGCGGCGAACGCTTGGCTGACGGCTTCGGTCAGGTCCGACCCGAAGCCGACCTTGCCGTTGCCGTAGATGGCGGCCACGTGGCGCAGGATCGGGAAGCCGTTCGGGCCGGTGGCCTGGGTGTAGATCGGCTCGATGTAGAGGATCTCGCCGTCGAGCGGCATGGCGAGCAGGTTGCCGAGTACGACGCTGGAGTTGCCGGTGCGCTCGAGGCTGAGTGCCTTCGCGATCCGCGGTGTCGACTCGATGTCGTTCTGGATCTGCGCCGGCGCGTCGACGATCGAGGTCGACGGCAGCTCGAGCAGCGTGAAGTGGCCGTAGTCGGGTGACCCGGCCTGCGCGTCGACGGAAAGGAAGGCGGCGAGGTTGCGCTTGTTCTGCGTGACGAGCGGCGAGGACAACGAGTACACCGGCGCCGAGACGTCGTCGGGCGACATCGTGAAGTACGCCGACGGCAGCGGCGGGGAAGCGGTCGGGACCTTCTTGCCGAGGGCGGTGCGCTTCGTGCCGCCTGCGGTCGTCGGGTCGTTCGGCACCTGCCAGAAGTCGCTGCCGCTGTAGAACTGGCTGGCGGTGGTGACGTGGTAGCGCGACAGCAGACTGCGCTGCACGCTGAACAGGTCGGTCGGGTAGCGCAGGTGCGGGAGCAGCGCCGCGGGGATCTCGTCCTCGGGCTTCACCAGCCCGGGGAACGCCTTCTCCCACGTCTCGAGGACCGGGTCGGGCTGCACGTCCTGGTTCCACGCGTAGAGCGTCACGGCGCCGGTGTAGGCGTTGACGACGGCCTTGACCGAGTTGCGCATGTAGTTGACCGACGTGTTCGGCTGGATGACAGAAGCGCCGTTCTTGTTCAGCGACGTCAGCGTCGTCGACCGCAGGTTGACCTGTTGGGAGTAGGGATAGTTGTTCGACGTCGTGTAGCCGTCGACGACCCAGTCGATCTGCCCGTCGGCGACGACCGGGTAGACGTCGCCGTCGAGGGTGAGCCAGGGCGCCACCGCTGCGACTCGCGCCCGCGGGTTGCGGTTGTAGAGCAGCTGCGAATCGGAGTTGATCTCGCTGGAGAACAGGATGCTCGCGCTGCGCAGCTTCCAGGCGTAGAGCAGCCGATGGAAGAACGAGCCGACCGGCACACCGCCGCCACCGGTGTGCGTGGTGGTGACGTTGCCCGATCCGTTCGTCGCCGGCCGGTCGAACTCGCGCGACTTCGTGCCACCCACGATCGAGTACGACGGCGAGCTCTGCCCGTAGTACACCTGCGGTCGGGTGACGGTGGGCACCCCGGACTGCGGGACGTTGCCCGCGGTGTAGGAGGGCTGGCCGTCGTTCACCTCGCCGGTCGGCGCCGCCACGACGCCGTACCCGTGGGTGTAGACGACGTGCTGGTTGGTCCACGTCTGCTGTGACTTCGGCAGCCCCGACAGGTTCAGCTCGCGCAGCGCCAGCTCGACGTCGGTGTCCTTTCCGTCGACGAGGTAGTGGTCGACGTCGAGAGTGGACTTGAAGCCGTAGAAGGCGCG
The genomic region above belongs to Mycobacteriales bacterium and contains:
- a CDS encoding DNA polymerase ligase N-terminal domain-containing protein, producing the protein MGRAGSATKSAGLLGSYRAKRDFTKTSEPAGQKRRATARSRGKREAALRFVVQRHRARRLHYDFRLEVAGVLVSWAVPKGPTLDPSIRRAAFHVEDHPLEYVDFEGVIPAGQYG
- a CDS encoding UPF0182 family protein; the protein is MSEAVHAGQKPPRRSRRQLILVLTAVVLVLIAIGYALNALVGIDTNLLWFRSIGDESAYTRRFWTQALLFVTFGALMAAAVGHTLVVAVRQRPDFNPDPTRQRWRYLFSRLERRLRKLLFTVIVVVLAVQAGSAAASGWQTWLLWRHAVPFGQKDPQFHRDISYFLFTYPLHRLVLTLLFRVVGTAIIVLLVTAYAYGALRPRGKGPRLSRALQIHLSLLLALYLALKVFGYWLDRLATATSNRGVVTGPSYTDVHAVIPAKLALMVVAAICALLLLANVAVQSNKLLVTAIAVMAGCAFVGGIAVPRLVQQFWTKPSASTVETKYIARNITATRQAFGLAGDVSVASLPGTTAATSKDLLAGLAANDQVRLLDPNRMSPTFTVQQQQRAFYGFKSTLDVDHYLVDGKDTDVELALRELNLSGLPKSQQTWTNQHVVYTHGYGVVAAPTGEVNDGQPSYTAGNVPQSGVPTVTRPQVYYGQSSPSYSIVGGTKSREFDRPATNGSGNVTTTHTGGGGVPVGSFFHRLLYAWKLRSASILFSSEINSDSQLLYNRNPRARVAAVAPWLTLDGDVYPVVADGQIDWVVDGYTTSNNYPYSQQVNLRSTTLTSLNKNGASVIQPNTSVNYMRNSVKAVVNAYTGAVTLYAWNQDVQPDPVLETWEKAFPGLVKPEDEIPAALLPHLRYPTDLFSVQRSLLSRYHVTTASQFYSGSDFWQVPNDPTTAGGTKRTALGKKVPTASPPLPSAYFTMSPDDVSAPVYSLSSPLVTQNKRNLAAFLSVDAQAGSPDYGHFTLLELPSTSIVDAPAQIQNDIESTPRIAKALSLERTGNSSVVLGNLLAMPLDGEILYIEPIYTQATGPNGFPILRHVAAIYGNGKVGFGSDLTEAVSQAFAANASEPSG